Proteins encoded by one window of Gordonia jinghuaiqii:
- a CDS encoding serine/threonine-protein kinase produces the protein MSPTAGTRHSPGPQYLVAGRYRLKSRIGGGGMGTVWLARDQLLDREVAVKQVISTEGLTEDSAENVRKRAMREGRIAAKLSHRNAIAMHDVALDRGEPWLVMEYLPSRSVAQILHATKTLAPVEAAQIGAQVADAMVEAHAAGIVHRDIKPGNILIAEGGRNTGLVKITDFGISRAKDDVTLTQTGVITGTPAYFAPEVARGAEPLEASDVYSLGATIYTMVEGEPPFGIDDNSIALLHKVARARINPMTNAAELGPILLRLLEPSPTKRPTMAQARDMLAAFAAGSRGTPDQVLTGLITRPGTGTPVWAQRTNRSSTTGSHRPVGASGHAGATRPPYAPTMSADPGSRDVPDTRREGIPPTLMSTPQPNSGTRTASGPQHPAPQQYSSGSYTPVYGPPPRSSGTSSTALAVSIFVFFAVLAVVVVLAIALLR, from the coding sequence ATGTCACCCACCGCCGGAACCCGTCATTCACCAGGTCCCCAGTACCTGGTGGCCGGCCGATACCGCCTCAAGTCGCGGATCGGTGGCGGCGGCATGGGTACCGTCTGGCTCGCACGCGACCAGCTCCTCGATCGCGAGGTCGCGGTCAAGCAGGTCATCTCCACCGAGGGCCTCACCGAGGACTCCGCGGAAAATGTGCGCAAACGCGCCATGCGTGAGGGTCGCATCGCGGCGAAGCTGTCGCACCGCAACGCCATCGCCATGCACGACGTCGCCCTCGATCGCGGTGAACCATGGCTCGTGATGGAGTACCTCCCCTCCCGTAGCGTCGCCCAGATCCTCCATGCCACAAAGACTCTCGCGCCCGTCGAAGCGGCCCAGATCGGCGCCCAGGTGGCCGACGCGATGGTCGAGGCGCACGCCGCGGGCATCGTGCACCGCGACATCAAACCCGGCAACATCCTCATCGCCGAGGGCGGCCGGAACACGGGCCTGGTCAAGATCACCGACTTCGGCATCTCCCGCGCCAAAGACGACGTGACCCTGACCCAGACCGGCGTGATCACCGGCACCCCCGCATATTTCGCCCCCGAAGTCGCCCGCGGCGCCGAACCACTGGAGGCGTCGGACGTGTACTCACTGGGTGCGACGATCTACACGATGGTCGAGGGAGAACCGCCGTTCGGCATCGATGACAACTCGATCGCGTTGTTGCACAAGGTCGCCCGCGCCCGGATCAACCCGATGACCAATGCCGCCGAGCTCGGGCCGATCCTGCTGCGGCTGCTCGAACCGAGTCCCACCAAGCGCCCCACGATGGCCCAGGCGCGGGACATGCTCGCCGCTTTCGCAGCCGGCTCGCGCGGCACCCCCGACCAGGTGCTCACCGGACTCATCACCCGACCGGGCACCGGCACCCCGGTGTGGGCTCAACGGACCAACCGTTCATCGACCACCGGGTCGCATCGCCCCGTCGGCGCATCCGGACACGCGGGAGCCACCCGTCCGCCGTACGCCCCCACCATGTCGGCAGACCCCGGCTCGCGCGACGTCCCCGACACCCGCCGGGAAGGCATTCCACCGACGCTCATGTCGACGCCGCAACCGAATTCGGGCACCCGGACCGCTTCCGGACCGCAACATCCTGCGCCCCAACAATATTCATCCGGCAGCTATACGCCCGTCTACGGCCCTCCGCCACGGTCGTCGGGGACGTCGAGCACGGCGTTGGCGGTGTCGATCTTCGTGTTCTTCGCGGTGCTCGCCGTGGTCGTCGTCCTGGCGATCGCGTTGCTGCGCTGA
- a CDS encoding DNA polymerase Y family protein, whose product MSHHGSVQHGSVHRVLALWCPDWPAIAAAAEADLPPLHPVAVLSANRVVACSASARAAGVRRGMRKRQAQALCTEMTVVAADENRDGRLFEPVVAAVAEVIPALEVLRPGLLVIPGDRAARYFGGMEALAEELVDVVSACGIESQVGIADEIFTAVLAARHGHQVEPGGDRRYLADRPVADLAVEPSMSDPSRSDLVDLLRRLGIGTIGAFAEMDVADVATRFATDAVIAHRLANALPGRVPSGRSVPVELNVDHTCDPPVDRIDVAAFIGRTLADALHRRLRDAAVACTRLTIVATTERGQQHSRTWRCAAPLTPETTADRIRWQLEGWLTIGARRGGRTGRTTQPGDTRPDSPIVRLRLEPVEVVEAGALHYQLSEDSSAGEPDVEERARRSLVRIQGLLGGDAVRIPVLSGGRGPAERITMVSLGDELTPSRDPLAPWPGRLPQPSPTVLVETSIGVLDALGRPVKVTDRGAFTAEPVTVRLAAAGNRQTSWGLCWWAGPWPVGTGGTSGSGVTSGGAGSGVTSGGAGSGVTSAGAGSVDTELIARAQVLLDDSRALLLCYRGGEWIVEGVYE is encoded by the coding sequence ATGTCGCACCACGGTTCTGTCCAGCACGGTTCTGTCCACCGGGTTCTGGCGCTGTGGTGTCCGGACTGGCCGGCGATCGCGGCGGCGGCCGAGGCGGATCTGCCCCCGTTGCATCCGGTGGCGGTGCTGTCGGCCAATCGGGTGGTCGCGTGTTCGGCGTCGGCGCGAGCGGCCGGTGTCCGGCGCGGCATGCGCAAGCGGCAGGCGCAGGCGTTGTGTACGGAGATGACGGTCGTTGCCGCCGATGAGAACCGCGACGGCAGGCTGTTCGAGCCGGTGGTGGCCGCGGTGGCCGAGGTGATCCCCGCTCTCGAGGTGCTCCGGCCGGGTCTGCTGGTGATCCCCGGCGACCGGGCGGCCCGCTATTTCGGCGGTATGGAGGCGCTCGCCGAGGAACTCGTCGACGTGGTGTCCGCATGCGGTATCGAGTCGCAGGTGGGTATCGCCGACGAGATCTTCACCGCGGTCCTCGCCGCCCGCCACGGGCATCAGGTGGAACCGGGCGGGGACCGACGCTACCTCGCGGACCGGCCGGTCGCCGATCTCGCCGTCGAACCGAGCATGAGCGACCCGTCGCGGTCTGATCTCGTGGATCTGTTGCGGCGCCTGGGAATCGGCACGATCGGCGCTTTCGCCGAGATGGACGTCGCCGATGTGGCGACCCGGTTCGCCACGGATGCGGTCATCGCCCACCGGCTGGCCAACGCGCTACCCGGCCGTGTCCCGTCGGGCCGGAGTGTTCCGGTGGAACTGAACGTCGATCACACATGCGATCCTCCGGTCGACCGCATCGACGTCGCGGCCTTCATCGGCCGGACCCTCGCCGATGCTCTGCACCGTCGGTTGCGCGACGCGGCGGTGGCCTGCACCAGACTGACCATTGTCGCGACCACCGAACGTGGACAACAGCATTCACGGACCTGGCGCTGCGCCGCACCGCTGACGCCGGAGACGACCGCCGATCGCATCCGGTGGCAGCTCGAGGGGTGGCTGACCATCGGCGCGCGGCGGGGAGGGCGCACAGGACGCACCACGCAGCCCGGGGACACCCGGCCCGACTCACCGATCGTGCGGCTCCGGCTCGAACCGGTCGAGGTCGTCGAAGCCGGCGCCCTGCACTACCAGCTCTCTGAGGACTCGTCGGCGGGCGAACCCGACGTGGAGGAACGCGCCCGCCGGTCACTGGTGCGGATCCAGGGGCTGCTCGGTGGTGATGCGGTGCGGATCCCGGTGCTCAGCGGTGGGCGCGGGCCGGCTGAACGCATCACGATGGTGTCCCTCGGCGACGAGCTGACACCCTCGCGGGATCCGTTGGCGCCGTGGCCGGGACGCCTACCGCAACCCAGCCCGACGGTGCTGGTGGAGACCTCGATCGGTGTGCTCGACGCCCTCGGCCGGCCGGTGAAGGTGACCGACCGCGGCGCGTTCACCGCCGAGCCGGTGACCGTCCGGCTGGCGGCGGCCGGGAACAGACAGACGAGTTGGGGGCTGTGCTGGTGGGCGGGTCCCTGGCCGGTCGGTACCGGCGGTACCTCCGGGTCCGGGGTCACCTCCGGCGGAGCCGGGTCCGGGGTCACCTCCGGCGGAGCCGGGTCCGGGGTCACCTCAGCCGGAGCCGGGTCTGTCGATACCGAGCTGATCGCCAGGGCGCAGGTGTTGCTCGACGATTCGCGCGCACTGCTGCTGTGTTACCGCGGTGGCGAGTGGATTGTCGAGGGGGTCTACGAGTGA
- a CDS encoding response regulator transcription factor, with the protein MIPVLMADDETLVRTAMATMLDLEADIEVVAHVESGEQLIDLWRARVVAGEPVAVAVLDLQMTGMDGIDTAIELLTLSPDAGVLVVTSHGRPGYLKRALVAGVRGFLPKTTPATTLAQVISTVHSGGRYIDPELATEAISTGDSVLTAREADVLEFALEGASVEEIARRAHLSSGTTRNYLSSAMSKLHASNRYEAALKARELGWI; encoded by the coding sequence ATGATACCGGTCCTGATGGCCGACGACGAGACTCTCGTGCGCACTGCGATGGCGACGATGCTCGACCTCGAGGCAGACATCGAGGTGGTCGCGCACGTCGAGTCGGGCGAGCAACTCATCGACCTGTGGCGGGCCCGCGTCGTCGCCGGCGAGCCCGTGGCGGTGGCCGTTCTGGATCTCCAGATGACCGGCATGGACGGCATCGACACCGCCATCGAGCTCCTCACCCTCTCCCCCGACGCCGGAGTTCTCGTCGTGACCAGTCACGGACGACCCGGTTACCTCAAACGCGCTCTGGTCGCGGGTGTCCGGGGCTTCCTGCCGAAGACCACCCCCGCCACCACACTGGCGCAGGTGATCTCGACAGTCCATTCCGGCGGCCGGTACATCGATCCCGAGCTCGCCACCGAGGCCATCAGCACCGGCGACTCGGTGCTGACGGCCCGCGAGGCTGATGTCCTCGAGTTCGCCCTCGAGGGAGCGTCGGTGGAGGAGATCGCCCGTCGTGCGCACCTCTCGTCGGGGACGACACGCAACTACCTGTCGTCGGCGATGTCCAAGCTCCACGCATCGAACCGCTACGAGGCCGCCCTCAAGGCCCGCGAACTCGGCTGGATCTGA
- a CDS encoding Rv2578c family radical SAM protein: protein MRWSDQAVEVDDGALPGLSRSGLVRSVRTPDFEGVTFHEVLAKSALNRVPEASHLPFQFTVNTFRGCTHACRYCFARPTHEYLDLDAGNDFDTQVVVKLNVAAVLRKELRRRSWTRETVALGTNTDPYQRAEGRYRLMPGVISALAESRTPFSILTKGTLIRRDLPLLRQAAGQVPVSVGISLAILDPDLQKKIEPGTPSPQARLSLIRDLADAGIVPHVMVAPVIPYLTDSTAHLDALLEALAEAGASGVTAFPMHLRSSTKPWFLEWLAEEHPALIRRYRGLYGRGAYVTPEYSSWLRDRMQPLVHRHGLAGSGGLRQSGSDASPTVAAPELQHALTLF from the coding sequence ATGCGATGGTCCGATCAGGCGGTGGAGGTCGACGACGGGGCGCTTCCCGGGTTGAGCCGCTCCGGCTTGGTCCGCTCGGTTCGCACACCGGACTTCGAGGGTGTCACCTTTCACGAGGTGCTGGCAAAGAGTGCGCTCAACCGCGTGCCGGAGGCATCTCACCTCCCGTTTCAGTTCACCGTCAACACTTTTCGCGGATGTACCCATGCCTGCCGCTACTGCTTCGCGCGGCCGACCCATGAGTATCTGGACCTCGATGCCGGCAATGACTTCGACACCCAGGTGGTGGTCAAGCTCAACGTCGCCGCGGTCCTGCGCAAGGAGCTACGACGCCGATCCTGGACGCGCGAGACGGTGGCGCTGGGCACCAACACCGACCCCTATCAGCGGGCAGAGGGGCGCTACCGATTGATGCCGGGGGTGATCTCGGCTCTCGCCGAGTCGCGGACGCCGTTCTCCATCCTGACCAAGGGCACGCTGATCCGTCGGGACCTGCCCCTGCTACGTCAGGCGGCGGGTCAGGTGCCGGTGAGTGTCGGGATCTCGCTGGCGATCCTCGACCCCGACCTGCAGAAGAAGATCGAACCGGGAACCCCCTCGCCGCAGGCGAGGCTCTCGCTGATCCGCGATCTCGCCGACGCCGGCATCGTCCCGCACGTGATGGTGGCCCCGGTGATCCCGTACCTGACCGATTCGACCGCCCACCTCGACGCCTTGCTCGAGGCACTCGCCGAGGCGGGCGCCTCGGGGGTGACGGCGTTCCCGATGCACCTGCGGTCGTCGACCAAGCCCTGGTTCCTCGAGTGGCTGGCGGAGGAGCACCCGGCGTTGATCCGCCGCTATCGCGGACTGTATGGGCGCGGTGCCTATGTGACGCCGGAGTACTCCTCGTGGCTGCGGGACCGGATGCAGCCCCTGGTGCACCGGCACGGACTGGCCGGCTCCGGCGGTCTGCGGCAGTCGGGGAGCGACGCGTCCCCGACTGTCGCCGCGCCCGAGTTGCAGCACGCACTCACCTTGTTCTGA
- a CDS encoding LuxR C-terminal-related transcriptional regulator: MSPDPTPDTIGETAETTAATCTVYLVDDHAVFRSGVRAELADEPGLRVVGEAGTVPEAIDGIVSAAPDVVLLDVHMPAGGGVAVLRGVLDRINASAQGAGAPVFLALSVSDAAEDVIATIRAGARGYVTKTIAGTELADAVRRVAEGDAVFSPRLAGFVLDSFTGRSAAPEPPLDPELDSLTRRELEVLRLLARGYTYREIAEELFISIKTVETHASNVLRKTQQSNRNALTRWAATRHIG, encoded by the coding sequence ATGAGCCCCGATCCGACCCCCGACACCATCGGCGAGACCGCCGAGACGACAGCAGCCACGTGCACCGTGTACCTGGTCGACGACCACGCGGTCTTCCGTTCCGGCGTGCGCGCCGAGCTGGCCGACGAGCCGGGACTGCGGGTCGTCGGCGAGGCGGGAACGGTTCCCGAGGCGATCGACGGGATCGTCTCCGCCGCACCGGATGTGGTGTTGCTCGATGTCCACATGCCGGCCGGTGGTGGTGTGGCCGTCCTGCGTGGGGTGCTCGACCGGATCAATGCGAGCGCGCAGGGTGCCGGGGCGCCGGTGTTCCTGGCGTTGAGCGTGTCCGACGCCGCGGAGGACGTCATCGCGACCATCCGGGCCGGCGCGCGCGGCTATGTGACGAAGACGATCGCCGGAACGGAGCTCGCCGACGCGGTCCGGCGGGTCGCCGAGGGGGATGCGGTGTTCAGTCCGCGACTGGCGGGATTCGTCCTGGACTCGTTCACCGGCAGGTCCGCGGCGCCGGAACCGCCCCTCGATCCCGAACTCGACTCACTGACCCGTCGCGAGCTCGAGGTGCTGCGCCTGTTGGCGCGGGGTTACACCTACCGCGAGATCGCCGAGGAACTGTTCATCTCGATCAAGACGGTGGAGACCCATGCGTCGAATGTGCTGCGCAAGACCCAGCAGTCCAACCGCAACGCGCTGACCCGCTGGGCGGCCACGCGGCACATCGGCTGA
- a CDS encoding S9 family peptidase: protein MTTAREHTVPGLIPLEDFFSPPQRAGATISPDGTRIAFLAPWRNRLNVWVEDLEPASEPRCVTADETRSVRNFRWSDDPRWLVYLQDTGGDENWHLFRVDLDADDADSVDLTPYPGARVVSADTLAGRPGTMSFLMNARDASEFDLHEIDIATGEISMVAQSSGVAESWMRGPGNDLLRFSQTSNGGLDVTRLDSATGEFIPVISFDGDDRPLGVAPLEPTPDRTGLWVGSSEGDDLTGLVRVDVRTGEITEVDAHPTLDIDGARRAAAEMSSALIRDRATGELIGVRYLGERQVIHALTTEFANVLKNLEALSDGDVGELSSDESGQRWIVSFAHDRDPEVTWFYDHSTGESRRLYRPFPHLHPEALAPMTPVTINARDGLELPSYLTLPVGIDPTGLPLVVLVHGGPWYRDSWGYQPTVQLLANRGYAVLQVNFRGSVGYGMAHTRAAIGELAGKMHTDLLDAVDWAVAEGYADRDRVAIMGGSYGGYAALVGAAFTPDVFAAAVDYVGISDLENFLRTQPSFLGKESLANNWHRYLGDPDDPQQAAEIRARSPISRVDDIRRPLLIAQGANDTRVVQAESDTIVEALRQRGVDVEYLVFDDEGHGFVNPENQMAFYRAVERFLARHLGGLEQS from the coding sequence ATGACGACGGCACGAGAACACACCGTACCCGGACTGATCCCGCTCGAGGACTTCTTCAGCCCACCGCAGCGCGCAGGCGCGACGATCTCACCCGACGGTACGCGGATCGCGTTTCTCGCCCCGTGGCGCAACCGACTCAACGTCTGGGTCGAGGATCTGGAGCCGGCAAGCGAACCGCGCTGTGTCACCGCGGACGAGACGCGCAGCGTTCGCAACTTCCGGTGGTCCGACGATCCGCGGTGGCTGGTCTACCTGCAGGACACCGGAGGTGACGAGAACTGGCATCTGTTCCGCGTCGACCTGGATGCCGATGACGCGGATTCGGTCGATCTCACCCCGTACCCCGGGGCGCGGGTCGTCAGCGCCGACACGCTCGCCGGCCGACCGGGAACGATGTCATTTCTGATGAACGCACGCGATGCCAGTGAGTTCGACCTCCACGAAATCGACATAGCCACCGGAGAAATCTCCATGGTGGCGCAGAGCTCGGGTGTGGCCGAGTCCTGGATGCGCGGACCCGGGAACGATCTTCTCCGCTTTTCCCAGACCTCGAACGGGGGTCTCGATGTCACCCGCCTCGATTCGGCGACAGGCGAATTCATCCCGGTCATCTCGTTCGACGGGGACGACCGCCCGCTGGGCGTGGCGCCGCTGGAACCCACCCCGGACCGCACCGGGCTCTGGGTCGGCTCGAGCGAGGGCGACGACCTGACAGGACTGGTCCGCGTCGATGTGCGAACGGGTGAGATCACCGAGGTCGATGCGCATCCGACGCTGGATATCGACGGTGCCCGGCGCGCGGCGGCCGAGATGTCGTCGGCGCTGATCCGTGACCGCGCCACCGGCGAACTCATCGGCGTCCGCTACCTCGGTGAACGGCAGGTCATCCACGCACTGACGACGGAGTTCGCGAATGTGCTGAAGAACCTGGAGGCCCTCTCCGACGGCGATGTCGGCGAACTGTCCTCCGACGAGAGCGGCCAGAGGTGGATAGTCAGCTTCGCCCACGACCGCGACCCGGAGGTGACCTGGTTCTACGATCACTCCACCGGGGAGAGCCGTCGGCTCTACCGTCCGTTCCCGCACCTGCACCCCGAAGCGCTGGCACCGATGACCCCGGTCACGATCAACGCTCGCGACGGGCTCGAACTGCCGTCCTACCTGACCCTGCCCGTCGGCATCGATCCGACTGGACTGCCCCTCGTGGTCCTGGTCCACGGCGGTCCGTGGTACCGCGATTCGTGGGGATACCAGCCAACGGTGCAGCTGCTCGCCAATCGCGGTTATGCCGTGCTGCAGGTGAACTTTCGCGGCTCCGTCGGATATGGCATGGCGCACACCCGCGCGGCGATCGGTGAGCTGGCCGGCAAGATGCACACCGACCTGCTCGATGCCGTCGACTGGGCCGTGGCCGAGGGTTACGCCGACCGTGACCGCGTCGCCATCATGGGTGGTTCCTACGGCGGGTACGCGGCACTCGTGGGTGCGGCGTTCACCCCGGACGTGTTCGCCGCGGCCGTCGACTACGTCGGCATCTCCGACCTCGAGAACTTCCTGCGCACGCAACCGTCGTTCCTCGGCAAGGAGTCCCTGGCCAACAACTGGCACCGCTACCTCGGAGATCCCGACGACCCGCAGCAGGCCGCCGAGATCCGTGCGCGCTCACCGATCAGCCGGGTCGACGACATCCGTCGGCCGCTGCTCATCGCGCAGGGTGCGAACGATACCCGCGTCGTGCAGGCCGAGTCCGACACCATCGTCGAGGCGCTGCGGCAGCGGGGCGTCGACGTCGAGTACCTCGTCTTCGACGACGAAGGCCACGGGTTCGTCAATCCGGAGAATCAGATGGCGTTCTATCGCGCCGTCGAGCGCTTTCTCGCACGGCATCTCGGCGGGCTGGAGCAGTCATGA
- a CDS encoding ATP-binding protein produces the protein MSGTEVEQVPRLLRRDGGRVVAGVAGGLADHLGVEVFRVRIVFVVLAALAGAGVAAYGLLWFFCPPGKDTAPPAPGERRQSLGLAMIGLVAMAVVGFAASGTPAEYLVPFVFIAIGASLVWREFDTSHRAPRTPVLTWTRLIGGVGLVVGGLVVVVVAGDRSFGGLNSTILAVGATLIGVVLLTVPLWMRMLRTLNEERAARIRNAEREEIASHLHDSVLQTLALIQKKAGRPEEVARLARSQERELRSWLFGDPATERGSLAAALRTVGAEVEDAYGIEVEIITVGDLRPRNARDAKRWSALVGATREALVNAAKHSGERTVDVYGEVTEDEVEVYVRDRGVGFDPDVVDEDRQGISRSIRARVERMGGRVSVTSSPERGTNVGLMMPRGEGASVEETPDDADSAAPDVAGPVSPDQVSPGPVSPDQVSPDPESDVARAQWRPTEHRKVR, from the coding sequence GTGAGCGGAACGGAGGTCGAACAGGTACCACGGTTGTTGCGTCGCGACGGCGGTCGTGTCGTCGCCGGGGTCGCCGGTGGACTGGCCGACCATCTCGGCGTCGAGGTGTTCCGCGTGCGGATCGTCTTCGTGGTTCTCGCGGCACTGGCCGGCGCCGGGGTCGCCGCCTACGGTCTGCTCTGGTTCTTCTGTCCGCCGGGCAAGGACACCGCGCCGCCCGCACCGGGGGAGCGCCGGCAATCCCTGGGCCTGGCGATGATCGGGCTCGTGGCCATGGCCGTGGTGGGATTCGCGGCATCGGGGACACCCGCGGAGTACCTCGTCCCATTCGTGTTCATCGCGATCGGGGCCAGCCTGGTGTGGCGCGAGTTCGACACATCCCATCGCGCCCCGCGCACCCCGGTTCTCACCTGGACACGTCTGATCGGCGGTGTAGGGCTCGTCGTCGGCGGGCTCGTCGTGGTCGTCGTCGCCGGGGACCGCAGCTTCGGTGGACTCAATTCGACGATCCTGGCCGTAGGCGCGACCCTCATCGGCGTGGTGCTGCTGACGGTTCCGCTGTGGATGCGGATGCTGCGCACCCTCAACGAGGAGCGGGCCGCGCGCATCCGCAACGCCGAGCGAGAGGAGATCGCCTCGCATCTGCACGATTCGGTCCTGCAGACTCTCGCACTGATCCAGAAGAAGGCCGGCCGGCCCGAGGAGGTCGCGCGGCTGGCGCGCAGCCAGGAACGGGAACTGCGCTCGTGGCTGTTCGGCGACCCGGCCACCGAACGCGGCTCGCTCGCGGCGGCGCTGCGCACTGTCGGAGCAGAGGTGGAGGACGCGTACGGCATCGAGGTGGAGATCATCACCGTCGGCGACCTGCGTCCCCGCAACGCCCGCGACGCCAAACGCTGGTCGGCGCTGGTCGGCGCCACCCGGGAGGCTCTGGTCAACGCGGCCAAGCATTCCGGCGAGCGCACCGTCGACGTGTACGGCGAGGTCACCGAGGACGAGGTCGAGGTGTACGTCCGCGACCGCGGCGTGGGTTTCGACCCCGACGTCGTCGACGAGGACCGCCAGGGAATCTCCCGCTCCATCCGGGCTCGTGTGGAACGGATGGGCGGCCGCGTGAGCGTCACCTCCTCACCCGAACGGGGCACCAACGTCGGCCTGATGATGCCGCGCGGCGAGGGTGCGTCGGTCGAGGAGACGCCGGACGACGCAGACAGCGCCGCCCCCGATGTCGCCGGCCCGGTCAGTCCCGACCAGGTCAGCCCCGGCCCCGTGAGTCCCGACCAGGTCAGCCCCGACCCGGAGAGCGATGTGGCACGGGCACAATGGCGACCGACCGAACACAGGAAGGTGCGATGA
- a CDS encoding sensor histidine kinase, whose product MDHSGDLVDRTAPAYLAQRGRRSVVVRTATRWRELSGPQRYQLYTRCTLQSVVIAISVALSVSARTEWAVAGLLLAGAAAVVALEAQPDFAVGPTARWRRGLLVGAVLTSAAVWSTAAVTAHTAAERFDVEAARTLGMYVAFLVALSVLPFPRHRWWLLAALSLGSGALLSGSVPGAVRLALYVFVIGVVMVGTTLVTQWGLHVIDDLERAKAVEAKLRVAEERLRFSRDLHDVVGRGFSAIAVKSELAGSLLRAAAESPTPDRGTATDRAATEIDEIKSLAVQSMEQMRALVRGYRDVDLAGEVAGARSLLSAAGCLLVVDGEPAEVPDRHREVAAWVVREGTTNIVKHSAASTARLTLHPTGVSLRNDGVPADDSRTPAPRSGLRGLAERLEPVGATLDTSAHDDEFILQIRWENT is encoded by the coding sequence ATGGACCACTCCGGTGACCTCGTCGACCGCACGGCTCCGGCGTATCTGGCGCAGCGGGGACGACGGTCGGTGGTGGTGCGCACGGCAACCCGGTGGCGGGAACTCTCCGGACCGCAGCGATACCAGCTCTACACCAGGTGCACCCTGCAGTCGGTCGTCATCGCCATCTCGGTCGCCTTGAGCGTCTCCGCCCGCACCGAATGGGCGGTTGCCGGGCTGCTTCTCGCCGGGGCGGCCGCCGTCGTCGCACTCGAGGCACAGCCCGACTTCGCCGTCGGGCCGACCGCCCGATGGCGCCGGGGCCTGCTCGTCGGTGCGGTGCTGACGTCGGCAGCGGTCTGGTCGACCGCGGCGGTCACCGCACACACCGCCGCCGAGCGCTTCGACGTCGAGGCGGCACGCACCCTCGGTATGTACGTCGCCTTCCTCGTGGCCCTGTCGGTACTGCCGTTCCCCCGGCACCGCTGGTGGTTGCTGGCCGCGCTGAGTCTCGGATCGGGTGCGCTGCTGTCGGGTTCGGTACCGGGTGCGGTCCGGCTCGCGCTCTACGTCTTCGTCATAGGCGTGGTCATGGTCGGCACCACGCTCGTCACCCAGTGGGGCCTGCACGTCATCGACGACCTCGAACGCGCCAAAGCGGTCGAGGCCAAACTCCGCGTCGCCGAGGAGAGACTGCGCTTCTCACGCGACCTGCACGACGTCGTCGGACGCGGGTTCTCCGCGATCGCCGTCAAGAGCGAGCTGGCCGGCTCCCTGCTCCGCGCCGCCGCAGAGTCCCCCACCCCAGACCGGGGGACCGCGACCGACCGGGCAGCGACCGAGATCGACGAGATCAAGTCCCTCGCCGTCCAGTCGATGGAACAGATGCGTGCGCTGGTCCGCGGCTACCGCGACGTCGACCTGGCGGGTGAGGTCGCCGGCGCCCGATCCCTGCTGTCGGCGGCCGGCTGCCTGCTCGTCGTCGACGGTGAGCCGGCCGAGGTACCCGATCGCCATCGAGAGGTGGCCGCGTGGGTGGTGCGAGAGGGTACGACCAACATCGTCAAGCACTCGGCCGCGTCGACGGCGCGACTGACGCTGCACCCGACGGGGGTGTCCTTGCGCAACGACGGTGTCCCTGCCGATGACTCGCGCACACCGGCACCGCGGTCGGGCCTACGCGGCCTCGCCGAGCGACTCGAGCCCGTGGGCGCAACTCTTGACACCAGCGCGCACGACGATGAGTTCATTCTGCAGATCCGTTGGGAGAACACATGA